One Synechococcus sp. MU1617 DNA window includes the following coding sequences:
- a CDS encoding DUF3104 domain-containing protein — MSAGYSSAVAAPKPDPIFNHVKAGMSVIIKNMDGSWHMADVIHVMGSAKSTKTPLFFQVTYVNNHVTSWVKADLVTHIVPRV, encoded by the coding sequence ATGTCAGCTGGTTACTCGAGCGCTGTTGCAGCTCCTAAGCCGGATCCGATCTTTAACCACGTCAAAGCGGGAATGTCCGTGATCATCAAGAACATGGACGGGTCCTGGCATATGGCTGACGTGATTCACGTTATGGGCAGCGCCAAAAGCACAAAGACCCCTTTGTTTTTCCAGGTGACCTATGTGAATAACCACGTCACCAGCTGGGTCAAAGCTGACCTCGTGACTCACATCGTTCCAAGGGTTTGA
- the mfd gene encoding transcription-repair coupling factor, whose translation MPLRSLVTKLQETALTGELDERSSRAERLLMRGAGRCSRALVASALSQRRGAPLLVVVPTLEEAGRWTALLELMGWSQASLYPTSEGSPYEPFDPTSEITWGQLQVLSDLLGEPDASSWAIVATERCLQPHLPPPDVLKKKTRTLRKGDEVDLESLGETLAQLGYERVTTIEQEGSWSRRGDIVDIFPVSSELPVRLEFFGEELDKLREFDPASQRSLDPVDALRLTPTGFGPLIADQLRETMPDGLEQLLGAEETEQLLNGGTPEGMRRLMGLAWEHPASLLDYLPATTTVVIDERRHGLAHGQQWLSHVEEHHRDMAAEAGLDDGERDQLWPAVLHRGIESAYGLTKVFHGFDMAELLEVDQHPNSFDLASRPVAAYPNQFGKLGELIKGFQTDRTAVWLVSAQPSRAVALLEEHDCISRFVPNAGDSNAIARLIEQNTPVALKVRGTAELEGLQLPAWRIALVTDREFFGQQSLSSSGYVRRRRKAASRTVDPNKMRPGDFVVHRNHGIGRFKAMEKLAMSGDIRDYLVVQYADGILRVAADQLGSLGRYRATTETPPQLNRMGGTAWNKAKERAKKAVRKVALDLVKLYAERQQAAGFAFPTDGPWQVELEESFPYEPTPDQLKATADVKRDMERQEPMDRLVCGDVGFGKTEVAIRAIFKAITAGKQVAMLAPTTVLAQQHWRTLSERFAPYPIKVALLNRFRTASERKTILDGLKQGTIDAVVGTHQLLSKGASFQELGLLVVDEEQRFGVNQKEKIKVLRKDVDVLTLSATPIPRTLYMSLSGVREMSLITTPPPLRRPIKTHLASLDPEAVRSAIRQELDRGGQVFYVVPRVEGIEDVASGLREMLPGLKLLVAHGQMAEGELESAMVAFNAGEADVMLCTTIVESGLDIPRVNTILIEDAHRFGLAQLYQLRGRVGRSGIQAHAWLFYPGNGSLSDSARQRLRAIQEFAQLGSGYQLAMRDMEIRGVGNLLGVQQSGQMETIGFDLYMEMLQESLAEIQGQDIPSVEDTQVDLPVTAFVPADWITDPDEKIAAYRAAADCLTAEALVELAAGWADRYGALPAAVVSLLQLMELKLLAKRCGFSRIKPEKPNVVFETPMEEPAFRLLRQGLPQHLHGRLVYQAGSGIQHKVMARGLGVLPMEKQLEQLMEWLRLMAAQIPDADGKTESQRQAELRVKNAEVVQV comes from the coding sequence ATGCCGCTCCGTTCCCTGGTGACCAAGTTGCAGGAAACTGCTCTCACCGGTGAGCTTGATGAGCGCTCAAGCCGCGCTGAACGTCTGTTGATGCGCGGAGCAGGTCGTTGCAGCCGCGCTCTTGTGGCCAGTGCGCTAAGTCAACGACGGGGCGCACCTCTGCTGGTGGTGGTGCCGACGCTTGAGGAAGCAGGCCGCTGGACAGCGCTACTGGAATTGATGGGGTGGAGCCAAGCCAGCCTGTATCCCACCAGCGAAGGCTCTCCCTATGAACCTTTTGATCCCACGAGCGAAATCACCTGGGGGCAACTTCAAGTTCTGAGTGACCTGCTTGGGGAGCCCGACGCGTCGTCCTGGGCGATCGTGGCCACGGAACGTTGCTTGCAGCCTCACCTTCCCCCTCCGGATGTTCTCAAAAAGAAGACGCGCACCTTGCGCAAAGGGGATGAGGTTGATCTGGAGAGTCTTGGTGAGACGCTGGCTCAGCTCGGTTACGAGCGGGTCACAACCATTGAGCAAGAGGGGAGCTGGAGCCGTCGCGGCGACATTGTCGACATCTTCCCGGTGAGCAGTGAGCTGCCCGTTCGGCTCGAATTTTTCGGAGAGGAACTCGACAAGCTGCGGGAATTCGATCCCGCCAGCCAACGCTCATTGGACCCCGTCGATGCCCTTCGACTCACACCGACAGGATTTGGCCCTCTGATTGCGGACCAGCTCAGGGAGACGATGCCGGATGGACTGGAGCAATTGCTCGGTGCTGAGGAGACAGAGCAACTTCTGAACGGTGGAACACCGGAAGGCATGCGCCGGCTGATGGGGCTCGCCTGGGAGCACCCCGCATCGTTACTCGACTACCTCCCTGCCACCACAACGGTGGTGATCGATGAACGACGTCACGGCTTGGCCCACGGACAACAGTGGCTCAGCCATGTGGAGGAACACCACCGCGACATGGCCGCTGAGGCGGGCCTGGACGATGGCGAACGTGATCAGCTCTGGCCAGCGGTTCTGCACCGTGGGATTGAATCCGCCTACGGACTGACGAAGGTGTTCCATGGCTTTGACATGGCTGAACTGCTGGAAGTTGATCAGCACCCCAACAGCTTTGACCTCGCCAGCCGACCTGTTGCGGCTTACCCCAACCAATTCGGAAAGCTCGGGGAACTAATCAAGGGATTTCAAACCGACCGCACGGCGGTTTGGTTGGTGTCTGCGCAACCCAGCCGAGCGGTTGCTCTGCTGGAGGAGCACGACTGCATCAGTCGGTTTGTACCAAATGCCGGAGACAGCAATGCCATTGCCCGTCTGATTGAGCAGAACACCCCCGTCGCATTGAAGGTGAGGGGAACAGCAGAACTTGAGGGTTTGCAGCTGCCGGCCTGGCGGATTGCGCTGGTCACCGACCGTGAATTCTTTGGCCAACAGAGCCTCAGTTCCAGTGGTTACGTGCGCCGACGCCGCAAGGCAGCAAGCCGCACAGTTGATCCCAACAAGATGCGACCGGGCGACTTCGTGGTTCATCGGAACCATGGCATCGGCCGCTTCAAAGCCATGGAAAAACTCGCGATGTCAGGCGACATCCGCGACTACCTCGTTGTGCAGTACGCCGACGGAATCCTTCGTGTCGCCGCCGATCAACTCGGCAGTCTGGGTCGTTACCGCGCCACGACTGAAACACCCCCGCAGCTCAACCGCATGGGTGGAACAGCCTGGAACAAGGCCAAAGAGAGGGCCAAGAAAGCGGTCCGCAAGGTTGCCCTTGATTTAGTGAAGCTGTACGCAGAGCGGCAACAGGCTGCCGGATTTGCCTTCCCAACCGACGGACCCTGGCAGGTGGAATTGGAGGAGTCATTCCCCTATGAACCGACGCCGGATCAACTGAAGGCCACGGCCGACGTGAAACGGGACATGGAACGGCAGGAACCGATGGACCGACTGGTGTGCGGTGACGTTGGCTTCGGCAAGACCGAAGTTGCGATCCGCGCCATCTTCAAAGCCATCACCGCCGGAAAACAGGTGGCGATGCTGGCCCCTACGACGGTGTTGGCTCAGCAGCACTGGCGCACGCTGTCGGAACGATTCGCGCCCTATCCGATCAAGGTGGCTCTGCTGAATCGTTTCCGAACAGCATCGGAACGCAAAACCATTCTCGATGGTCTGAAGCAGGGAACCATCGACGCGGTGGTGGGAACCCACCAGTTGCTCAGCAAAGGAGCGTCGTTTCAAGAGCTTGGCCTGTTGGTTGTGGATGAAGAACAGCGCTTCGGTGTGAACCAGAAGGAAAAGATCAAAGTGCTGCGGAAGGATGTGGACGTTCTCACCCTGTCGGCAACGCCGATCCCCAGAACCCTTTACATGAGTCTTTCGGGCGTGAGGGAGATGAGCCTGATCACCACACCACCGCCGCTGCGCCGTCCGATCAAGACGCACCTCGCCTCTCTTGATCCGGAGGCGGTGCGCAGCGCCATTCGCCAGGAACTGGATCGTGGGGGCCAGGTGTTTTACGTGGTTCCTCGGGTCGAAGGAATCGAAGACGTGGCTTCGGGCCTACGGGAGATGCTGCCGGGCCTGAAACTGTTGGTGGCTCACGGTCAGATGGCCGAAGGTGAGCTGGAAAGCGCCATGGTGGCGTTCAATGCCGGCGAAGCCGACGTGATGCTCTGCACCACGATTGTTGAAAGCGGTCTGGACATCCCGCGCGTCAACACGATCCTGATTGAAGACGCCCACCGTTTTGGCCTTGCCCAGCTGTATCAACTGCGGGGACGGGTGGGCCGCAGTGGGATTCAGGCCCATGCCTGGTTGTTCTATCCCGGCAATGGATCGCTGAGCGACAGTGCGCGTCAGAGGCTTCGCGCCATTCAGGAGTTCGCCCAACTGGGCAGTGGTTATCAGCTCGCCATGCGGGATATGGAGATCCGCGGGGTCGGCAATCTGCTCGGCGTGCAGCAGAGCGGCCAGATGGAAACCATCGGCTTTGACCTTTATATGGAAATGCTGCAGGAATCTCTGGCTGAAATTCAGGGTCAAGACATCCCCAGTGTTGAAGACACGCAAGTTGACCTCCCCGTCACGGCCTTTGTGCCTGCTGACTGGATCACTGATCCCGATGAAAAAATCGCGGCCTATCGAGCTGCAGCGGACTGCCTGACGGCGGAAGCCCTTGTGGAGCTGGCTGCCGGTTGGGCCGATCGTTACGGAGCGCTGCCTGCTGCCGTGGTGTCACTTCTGCAGCTGATGGAGCTCAAACTTCTTGCGAAGCGGTGTGGCTTCTCGAGGATCAAACCGGAGAAGCCCAACGTGGTGTTCGAAACCCCCATGGAGGAGCCGGCGTTCCGTTTACTGCGCCAGGGGTTGCCCCAGCACCTGCATGGCCGTTTGGTGTATCAGGCCGGCAGCGGCATACAACACAAGGTGATGGCCCGAGGTCTCGGTGTTCTCCCCATGGAGAAGCAACTGGAACAGCTGATGGAATGGCTCCGTCTGATGGCAGCCCAGATTCCCGACGCCGATGGCAAAACCGAGTCACAGCGGCAGGCGGAGCTGCGGGTCAAGAACGCAGAGGTGGTTCAGGTCTGA
- a CDS encoding S41 family peptidase: MVRSQRLRSLVRSTPLLMMLGVGGVVTAMGISSPGLSLPSASGGSIHDSPKEVIDQVWQIVYRDYLDSTGSYDERTWRQLRSNLLSKSYGGSAESYEAIRGMLASLDDPYTRFLDPKEFKEMQIDTSGELMGVGIQLSLDKDTKELIVVSPIEGTPASRAGVQPKDVIVSIDGASTKGMTTEDAVKLIRGPEGTDVVLGLRRQGQVLNVPLKRARIEIHAVKAMLNTAPNGRKVGYIRLKQFNANATREMRAAIKDLESQAAEGYVLDLRSNPGGLLEASVDIARQWLNEGTIVSTRTREGIRDVRRATGNAITDKPMVVLIDQGSASASEILSGALQDNSRAQLVGQKTFGKGLVQAVRGLADGSGLTVTIAKYLTPKGTDIHKNGIQPDINAAMSEKELKNFSVEDLGTEKDSQYRTAEGTLLKQLNRPQTGTTYQPGRANLSYALQ; encoded by the coding sequence ATGGTTCGGAGTCAGCGCCTGCGTTCTTTGGTCCGATCGACTCCGTTGCTGATGATGCTTGGTGTCGGCGGTGTGGTCACCGCCATGGGCATCAGTTCACCGGGCCTCTCCCTGCCATCGGCCTCCGGCGGATCCATCCACGACAGCCCCAAGGAGGTGATTGATCAGGTCTGGCAGATCGTTTATCGCGATTACCTGGATTCGACGGGTTCCTACGACGAAAGAACGTGGCGCCAATTGCGGAGCAATCTGCTCAGCAAGTCTTATGGGGGCAGCGCCGAGTCCTACGAGGCGATCCGCGGCATGCTGGCCAGCCTTGATGATCCCTACACGCGTTTCCTTGATCCGAAGGAATTCAAGGAAATGCAGATCGACACCTCCGGTGAGCTGATGGGCGTGGGGATCCAGCTCAGTCTCGACAAAGACACGAAGGAGCTGATTGTTGTCTCCCCGATTGAGGGCACCCCTGCATCCCGTGCGGGCGTTCAGCCCAAGGATGTGATTGTCTCCATTGATGGTGCCTCCACCAAAGGCATGACCACCGAGGACGCCGTCAAGTTGATCCGAGGCCCTGAGGGCACCGATGTGGTGCTGGGACTCAGGCGCCAGGGTCAGGTGCTGAATGTGCCGCTGAAACGGGCGCGGATTGAGATTCATGCCGTGAAAGCCATGCTCAACACAGCGCCCAACGGCCGCAAGGTGGGCTACATCCGTCTTAAGCAATTCAATGCCAACGCCACGCGTGAGATGCGTGCGGCCATCAAGGATCTTGAATCGCAGGCTGCTGAGGGCTATGTGCTGGATCTGCGCAGCAATCCAGGCGGCCTGCTCGAGGCCAGCGTGGACATCGCCCGCCAATGGCTCAACGAAGGCACCATTGTCAGCACCCGAACCCGTGAAGGAATCCGCGATGTGAGGCGCGCCACGGGCAATGCGATCACCGACAAACCCATGGTGGTGCTGATTGACCAAGGATCTGCCAGTGCCAGCGAAATTCTTTCAGGGGCCCTCCAGGACAATTCCCGTGCGCAGCTCGTCGGTCAGAAGACCTTTGGCAAGGGTCTTGTTCAGGCTGTTCGCGGCCTTGCCGATGGATCCGGTTTGACGGTCACGATCGCCAAATATCTGACTCCGAAGGGAACTGATATTCACAAGAACGGGATCCAACCGGACATCAATGCAGCGATGTCGGAGAAGGAGCTCAAGAATTTCTCGGTTGAAGACCTTGGAACCGAGAAAGACAGCCAGTACAGGACGGCTGAGGGGACCCTGTTGAAACAGTTGAACAGACCTCAGACGGGCACCACGTATCAGCCGGGCCGGGCCAATCTCAGCTACGCGCTGCAGTAG
- the ispG gene encoding (E)-4-hydroxy-3-methylbut-2-enyl-diphosphate synthase: MTALDRRYDTQIHRRVTRTVMVGDVPMGSEHPIVVQSMINEDTLDIEAAVAGIIRLAEAGSEIVRVTTPSMAHAKAMGQIRQELRQRGCTVPLVADVHHNGIKIALEVAQHVDKVRINPGLFIFDKPDPNRQEFTPEEFAAIGQRIRETFEPLVTLLRDQNKALRIGVNHGSLAERMLFTYGDTPEGMVESAMEFVRICHELDFHNIVISMKASRAPVMLAAYRLMADTMDKEGFNYPLHLGVTEAGDGDYGRIKSTAGIATLLADGLGDTLRVSLTEAPEKEIPVCYSILQSLGLRKTMVEYVACPSCGRTLFNLEEVLHKVRNATSHLTGLDIAVMGCIVNGPGEMADADYGYVGKTPGVISLYRGRDEIRKVPEAEGVEALIQLIKEDGRWVEPA, encoded by the coding sequence ATGACTGCCCTGGATCGGCGCTACGACACCCAGATCCACCGCCGTGTGACCCGCACCGTGATGGTCGGTGATGTGCCCATGGGCAGTGAGCACCCAATCGTGGTGCAGTCGATGATCAACGAGGACACCCTCGATATCGAGGCTGCTGTGGCAGGCATCATCCGCCTGGCCGAAGCAGGCAGTGAGATTGTGCGGGTGACGACTCCGTCAATGGCTCATGCCAAGGCGATGGGACAGATCCGTCAGGAGCTTCGCCAGCGCGGCTGCACCGTTCCCCTGGTGGCGGATGTCCATCACAACGGCATCAAGATCGCCCTGGAAGTTGCCCAGCACGTCGACAAGGTTCGGATCAATCCCGGTTTGTTCATTTTCGACAAGCCTGATCCGAATCGACAGGAATTCACCCCGGAAGAATTTGCCGCCATTGGCCAGCGCATCCGGGAAACGTTCGAGCCCCTGGTGACCCTGCTGAGGGACCAGAACAAAGCGCTTCGCATCGGTGTGAACCACGGCTCCCTGGCGGAGCGGATGCTGTTCACCTATGGCGACACCCCTGAGGGGATGGTCGAATCAGCGATGGAATTTGTGCGGATCTGCCATGAGCTCGATTTCCACAACATCGTGATTTCGATGAAGGCCTCGCGGGCGCCAGTGATGCTCGCCGCCTACCGCCTGATGGCGGACACCATGGACAAGGAAGGCTTCAACTACCCCCTGCACCTGGGCGTGACCGAAGCCGGTGACGGTGATTACGGGCGGATCAAAAGCACCGCCGGCATCGCCACCCTGCTGGCCGATGGGTTGGGAGACACCCTCCGGGTCTCACTGACGGAGGCCCCCGAAAAGGAAATCCCCGTCTGCTACTCGATTCTTCAATCCCTGGGTCTGCGCAAGACCATGGTGGAGTACGTCGCCTGCCCCAGCTGCGGTCGCACCCTGTTCAATCTCGAGGAGGTGCTGCATAAGGTGCGCAACGCCACGTCCCACCTCACGGGCCTCGACATCGCCGTGATGGGATGCATCGTCAATGGTCCCGGCGAGATGGCCGATGCTGATTACGGCTATGTGGGAAAAACCCCGGGCGTGATTTCGCTGTATCGCGGTCGTGATGAAATCCGCAAGGTGCCCGAGGCAGAAGGCGTCGAAGCCCTGATCCAGTTGATCAAAGAGGACGGTCGCTGGGTGGAGCCCGCCTGA
- a CDS encoding uracil-DNA glycosylase, whose amino-acid sequence MTGTNLEDCSSCRACDLASTRQAVVISRGNPKANLMLIGEAPGAQEDAQGAPFVGRSGRALDQLLRDVDLDPEHDLYICNAIKCRPPNNRRPKKAELAACRFWLDLQLAAVNPKVIVLTGATAVEAILGIKGGMTQLRGQWQIWNERAVMPIFHPSYLLRNPSKAAGAPLDLTRQDLDAVRRRLCER is encoded by the coding sequence ATGACCGGCACCAACCTGGAGGACTGCAGTTCCTGCAGAGCTTGTGACCTCGCCAGCACTCGACAGGCCGTCGTGATCAGTCGCGGCAATCCCAAGGCGAATCTGATGCTGATCGGCGAAGCACCAGGGGCTCAGGAAGATGCTCAGGGCGCCCCGTTTGTCGGTCGTTCAGGACGTGCCCTCGATCAGCTGCTGCGGGACGTGGATCTGGATCCAGAGCATGACCTTTACATCTGCAATGCAATCAAATGCCGCCCACCGAACAATCGACGACCGAAAAAAGCTGAGTTGGCTGCCTGCCGGTTCTGGCTTGACCTGCAACTGGCTGCTGTCAACCCAAAAGTGATCGTGTTAACAGGAGCCACTGCTGTGGAGGCCATCCTTGGAATCAAGGGGGGCATGACCCAGCTTCGTGGTCAGTGGCAGATCTGGAATGAACGGGCGGTGATGCCGATTTTTCACCCCTCATACCTGTTGCGTAATCCCTCCAAAGCAGCCGGCGCCCCCCTGGATCTGACCCGACAGGATCTCGACGCAGTTCGGCGCAGGCTGTGCGAACGTTGA
- a CDS encoding VOC family protein: MNAIQISWVLAAEDSARLATFYSELFQAKLNPGLAEHHCIVQFSDGTQLEIYRPSRRRSFPARGRALAPCLRLPPSQEPLPELQRLLSNALQRGGSILEEARLEPFGAEAWIHDPEGNPLLLLAPLVAVASIA, encoded by the coding sequence ATGAATGCGATACAGATCAGCTGGGTCCTGGCCGCAGAAGACAGCGCCAGGCTTGCGACCTTCTATAGCGAGCTGTTTCAAGCCAAGTTGAATCCTGGGCTAGCGGAGCACCACTGCATCGTTCAATTCAGCGATGGCACCCAGCTGGAGATCTACAGGCCCTCACGCCGGCGCTCTTTTCCTGCCCGGGGGCGAGCGCTGGCGCCCTGTTTGAGACTCCCCCCATCGCAGGAGCCCCTGCCTGAACTGCAACGGCTGCTCAGCAACGCCCTGCAGCGTGGTGGATCGATTCTGGAGGAGGCGCGGCTTGAGCCCTTTGGTGCTGAGGCCTGGATCCACGACCCGGAGGGCAATCCCCTGTTGCTTCTGGCTCCCCTGGTTGCTGTCGCTTCGATCGCATGA
- a CDS encoding pyridoxal phosphate-dependent aminotransferase: MPRPPELSDRAVALKPSLTLEISAKAKALRDSGKDICSLSAGEPDFATPSFIVEAAQRALGSGFTRYGPAAGDPDLRAALAHKLSIENGIPTLPEQVLITNGGKQAIYNLFQVLLNPGDEVLVPAPFWLSYPEMAALAGASTKIIPTKADEGFRLDLDLLEQQITPRSRLLVINSPGNPSGQVMSQAELKALAALVGRHPQLMVMSDEIYEYLLANGQQHFSFAAIAEEIRERCFTVNGFAKGWAMTGWRLGYLAGDAAVIKAASALQSQSTSNVCSFAQRGALAAIEGPRDCVREMALSYNRRRALLTEGLQALEGITLTPPQGAFYAFPRLPDGVPNSMDFCRQALEQEGLAMVPGLAFGNDRCIRLSCAVADETINDALKRLKRLLDSF, encoded by the coding sequence ATGCCGCGCCCGCCAGAACTTTCCGACCGGGCTGTCGCCCTGAAACCGTCACTGACGCTGGAGATCAGCGCCAAGGCAAAAGCACTGCGCGACAGCGGCAAGGACATCTGCAGCCTCAGCGCCGGTGAGCCGGATTTTGCGACGCCTTCATTCATCGTTGAAGCAGCCCAGCGCGCCCTTGGATCCGGCTTCACCCGTTACGGCCCCGCCGCCGGCGACCCCGATCTTCGTGCTGCTCTGGCCCACAAACTGAGCATCGAAAACGGGATCCCAACACTCCCCGAGCAGGTTCTTATTACCAATGGCGGCAAGCAAGCCATCTACAACCTGTTCCAGGTGCTGCTCAATCCCGGGGATGAAGTGCTGGTGCCGGCGCCTTTCTGGCTGAGCTATCCCGAGATGGCAGCCCTGGCTGGGGCGAGTACCAAGATCATTCCCACCAAAGCGGATGAGGGCTTCCGCCTCGACCTCGATCTGCTGGAGCAGCAGATCACGCCACGTAGCCGACTGCTTGTCATCAATTCACCTGGCAACCCCAGCGGTCAGGTGATGTCACAGGCCGAACTGAAGGCACTGGCCGCACTGGTGGGCCGTCACCCCCAGCTGATGGTGATGAGCGATGAGATCTATGAATATCTCCTGGCCAATGGTCAGCAGCACTTCAGCTTTGCGGCCATCGCCGAAGAGATCCGCGAGCGCTGCTTCACGGTGAACGGCTTTGCCAAAGGCTGGGCGATGACCGGCTGGCGCCTCGGTTATCTGGCTGGAGATGCTGCCGTGATCAAGGCCGCCTCAGCCCTGCAGAGCCAGAGCACAAGCAATGTATGCAGCTTTGCTCAACGGGGAGCCCTGGCTGCGATTGAAGGACCTCGAGATTGCGTGCGCGAGATGGCGCTCAGCTACAACCGCCGCCGCGCTTTGCTCACCGAAGGCCTGCAAGCCCTGGAGGGCATCACCCTGACTCCCCCTCAGGGGGCCTTCTACGCCTTCCCCCGCCTGCCGGACGGTGTCCCAAATTCAATGGATTTCTGCCGGCAAGCCCTGGAACAGGAAGGCCTGGCGATGGTTCCGGGCCTGGCCTTCGGCAATGACCGCTGCATTCGGCTCTCCTGTGCCGTAGCGGATGAGACGATCAACGATGCACTGAAGCGACTGAAGCGACTGCTTGATTCCTTCTGA
- a CDS encoding putative selenate ABC transporter substrate-binding protein, giving the protein MSVRERRAVVATGLISGLALTASVASCGAPQNDSKQVVLQIGAIPDQNPEKLNRLYGTLSEELSEKLEIPVRYAPVSNYAAAVSAFRTGSLDLVWFGGLTGVQARLQTPGARVLAQRDIDAEFTSVFIANGASGLRPFTSADQLVELKGRRLAFGSESSTSGRLMPQFFMGENGVKPEDLAGGGPGFSGSHDATIAVVQSGAYEVGALNEQVWRSNVADGRVDPDKVSVIWRTPPYVDYHWVTRPGLDERFGDGFTDKLQTALLNLSAGTENGATILELFGAERFIPAKDEDYVMIETVGRQLGKIR; this is encoded by the coding sequence ATGTCTGTACGAGAACGCAGGGCCGTGGTGGCCACCGGTTTAATTTCCGGCCTCGCCCTCACGGCCAGTGTTGCCAGCTGCGGAGCACCCCAGAACGACTCCAAACAGGTCGTTCTGCAGATCGGTGCTATTCCCGACCAGAACCCTGAAAAACTCAATCGCCTCTACGGCACTCTCTCTGAGGAACTCAGCGAGAAGCTGGAAATTCCTGTGCGTTATGCGCCGGTGAGCAACTACGCGGCCGCGGTGAGTGCCTTCCGCACAGGCAGCCTTGATCTGGTCTGGTTCGGTGGACTCACCGGTGTGCAGGCCAGGCTGCAGACGCCTGGAGCCCGGGTGCTTGCACAACGGGATATCGATGCGGAATTCACCAGTGTGTTCATCGCCAATGGCGCCAGCGGCTTGCGCCCCTTCACTAGTGCCGACCAATTGGTTGAATTGAAGGGACGCCGGTTGGCCTTCGGTTCGGAGAGTTCCACCTCTGGCCGCCTGATGCCCCAGTTCTTCATGGGAGAAAACGGCGTGAAACCTGAGGATCTGGCGGGGGGCGGACCTGGCTTCAGCGGTAGCCACGACGCCACCATTGCTGTGGTGCAGAGCGGTGCCTATGAGGTGGGCGCCTTGAATGAGCAGGTCTGGCGCAGCAATGTGGCGGACGGCCGCGTGGATCCCGACAAGGTGTCGGTGATCTGGAGGACACCGCCCTACGTGGATTACCACTGGGTTACGCGCCCCGGTCTGGATGAGCGCTTTGGCGATGGTTTCACCGACAAGCTCCAGACCGCGTTGCTGAACCTGTCGGCAGGCACAGAGAACGGCGCCACGATTCTTGAGTTGTTCGGTGCGGAACGCTTCATTCCCGCCAAAGACGAGGACTACGTGATGATCGAAACAGTGGGTCGCCAACTCGGAAAGATCCGTTGA
- a CDS encoding ATP-binding cassette domain-containing protein yields MTALLELHQACLEQRLQPITLTLRADQRVVLLGASGAGKTTLLKLCNGALRPDTGSVHWCGRSHQQLSRRQRRQIGTLWQDLRLVEELNVIQNINSGALGRHGLLWAIRNLLSPLDQNTCLALMNQVKLEADLLEQPVRELSGGQRQRVALGRLLHQQPELVLADEPLSALDPTLAEDVLNTLLLSPGCLISLHRPDLIHRFDRVLGLRDGALVIDSAPDTIHRDQLEWLYASA; encoded by the coding sequence TTGACGGCGCTGCTGGAGCTGCACCAGGCCTGCCTGGAGCAAAGGCTCCAACCGATCACCCTCACCCTTCGTGCGGACCAGCGTGTGGTTTTGCTCGGTGCCAGTGGCGCCGGCAAAACCACCCTGCTGAAGCTCTGCAACGGGGCCTTAAGACCCGATACAGGATCCGTGCACTGGTGTGGTCGCTCCCATCAGCAGCTATCGCGCAGGCAACGGCGACAAATCGGCACGCTTTGGCAGGACCTGCGCCTGGTGGAGGAATTGAACGTCATCCAAAACATCAACAGCGGTGCCCTTGGACGCCATGGTCTGCTCTGGGCGATTCGAAACCTGCTCAGCCCTCTGGACCAGAACACCTGTCTTGCGCTGATGAACCAGGTGAAACTGGAGGCCGATTTGCTTGAACAGCCTGTACGAGAGCTGTCCGGAGGCCAGCGTCAACGGGTGGCTCTGGGCCGTTTGTTGCATCAGCAGCCAGAACTCGTGTTGGCGGACGAACCCCTCTCCGCCCTTGATCCCACACTCGCCGAGGACGTTCTCAACACGCTGCTTCTATCGCCGGGCTGTCTGATCAGCCTGCACCGACCGGATCTGATTCATCGGTTTGATCGGGTTCTGGGGCTGCGTGATGGTGCCCTGGTGATCGATTCAGCTCCGGACACCATTCATCGGGATCAGTTGGAATGGCTCTACGCATCCGCCTGA